One window from the genome of Salisaeta longa DSM 21114 encodes:
- the pstA gene encoding phosphate ABC transporter permease PstA, protein MADSSTSTTSRDEASFAINLPQRRRVGMVLAGLFGIATLFGILVLVTLLVDVVVKGTPWLNAEFLTNFPSRFPEEAGIYSAIVGSLWVMGLTALIAVPMGVAAAVYLEEYATSGWFLRIVQVNISNLAGIPSVIYGILGLALFVRLVALGSSIMAGALTMSLLILPIIVISTQEAIRAVPQGLRESAYALGATRWQVIWHHVLPVAAPGIFTGVILAVSRAVGETAPLIVVGAATYIPFLPQSVLDRFTVLPIQIFNWTKRPQDEFQYLAAAGIIVLMVFLMLTNLSAILLRNYFEKSLKGK, encoded by the coding sequence ATGGCTGACTCGTCAACATCGACTACTTCGCGCGACGAGGCGTCGTTTGCCATCAACCTCCCGCAGCGCAGGCGGGTAGGCATGGTGCTGGCTGGGCTCTTCGGCATTGCCACGCTGTTCGGGATCCTTGTGCTCGTGACGCTCCTGGTAGACGTGGTGGTGAAGGGCACGCCGTGGCTCAATGCGGAGTTCCTCACCAACTTTCCCTCGCGCTTCCCTGAGGAGGCGGGGATTTACTCGGCCATCGTAGGCTCGTTGTGGGTCATGGGGCTTACGGCGCTCATCGCTGTGCCCATGGGCGTGGCGGCGGCGGTCTACCTGGAAGAGTATGCGACGTCCGGTTGGTTTTTGCGCATCGTGCAGGTGAATATTTCCAACCTGGCCGGCATTCCGTCCGTCATCTATGGCATTTTGGGGCTCGCGCTCTTTGTGCGCCTCGTGGCGCTGGGCTCTAGCATCATGGCCGGGGCCCTTACCATGAGCCTGCTGATTTTGCCCATCATTGTGATCAGCACGCAGGAAGCGATTCGGGCGGTGCCGCAGGGGCTGCGGGAAAGTGCGTATGCGCTGGGCGCGACGCGCTGGCAGGTGATCTGGCATCATGTGCTGCCGGTCGCTGCGCCGGGCATCTTTACGGGGGTCATTTTGGCCGTAAGCCGGGCTGTGGGCGAAACCGCACCGCTTATTGTGGTGGGCGCCGCGACGTATATTCCCTTTTTGCCGCAATCGGTGCTCGACCGCTTCACCGTGCTTCCCATCCAAATCTTTAACTGGACGAAGCGCCCGCAGGACGAATTTCAGTACCTGGCGGCTGCGGGCATCATTGTGCTGATGGTCTTCCTGATGCTCACCAATCTGAGTGCTATTCTATTGCGCAACTACTTCGAAAAAAGCCTGAAGGGCAAGTAG
- a CDS encoding thiolase family protein: MAAHTPHSPDRTPVLVDGCRLPFQRAGTGYADLMAYDMGRMALKGLLARTGLDPATLDRVIMGCVIQDVQTSNVARESALGASIPNHVPAFTVTMACISSNQAVTSGMDLIRGGIADAVIAGGTETMSDPPVRFRKSVRKRLFKAQKAKGPGDYLELLKGLGPSDLLPEAPSIAEFSTGEVMGESADKLAAMFGVSREAQDEYTLRTHQKAAAAQSDGRMDKELVPATVPPSFDPITTDNVVRPDTSLEKLSGLSPVFVKPYGTVTAGNSSALTDGASATLLMSQARAEADGYTPKAALRQYTYVAQDPGRELLLGPAYAIPQVLHAAGLSLNDIDVIELHEAFSGQVLAVLEALRSKTFAATHLNRGEPVGNVDMDRLNARGGSVSLGHPFGATGARLVTTAANRLHEEDGRFALVAACAAGGQGHALLLERLEG; the protein is encoded by the coding sequence ATGGCTGCTCATACGCCCCACTCTCCCGATCGCACCCCTGTGCTTGTTGACGGCTGCCGCCTTCCGTTTCAGCGCGCGGGCACCGGCTATGCCGACCTCATGGCCTACGACATGGGCCGCATGGCGCTGAAGGGCCTGCTCGCACGCACGGGCCTCGATCCGGCAACGCTCGACCGCGTCATCATGGGCTGCGTGATTCAGGACGTGCAGACGAGCAACGTGGCCCGCGAGTCGGCGCTCGGCGCTAGCATTCCCAATCACGTGCCCGCGTTCACCGTCACCATGGCGTGCATCTCCAGCAACCAGGCGGTAACCAGCGGCATGGACCTGATTCGTGGGGGCATCGCCGATGCGGTGATTGCAGGCGGCACCGAAACGATGTCCGACCCGCCGGTGCGCTTTCGCAAGAGCGTGCGCAAGCGGCTCTTCAAAGCCCAGAAAGCCAAAGGGCCCGGCGACTACCTGGAGCTGCTGAAGGGCCTGGGCCCCAGCGACCTGCTGCCTGAAGCGCCGTCCATTGCCGAGTTCTCCACCGGCGAGGTGATGGGCGAAAGTGCAGACAAGCTCGCAGCCATGTTTGGCGTCTCACGCGAGGCGCAAGACGAATACACGCTACGCACGCACCAAAAGGCGGCCGCGGCGCAGTCTGACGGGCGCATGGACAAGGAGCTGGTTCCGGCTACGGTGCCGCCGTCGTTCGACCCGATTACAACCGACAATGTGGTGCGCCCCGATACGTCGCTCGAAAAGCTGTCGGGCCTGTCGCCGGTGTTCGTGAAGCCGTACGGCACCGTGACGGCGGGCAACAGCTCGGCGCTCACCGATGGGGCCTCGGCCACCTTGCTCATGAGTCAGGCCCGCGCCGAGGCGGACGGCTACACGCCCAAGGCGGCGTTGCGGCAGTACACCTACGTGGCGCAAGACCCCGGGCGCGAGCTCTTGCTGGGCCCCGCCTACGCCATCCCGCAGGTGCTGCACGCGGCGGGCCTTTCGCTCAACGACATTGACGTCATCGAACTGCACGAGGCGTTTTCGGGGCAAGTGCTCGCCGTGCTGGAGGCGTTGCGCTCCAAGACGTTTGCTGCCACCCACCTCAACCGGGGCGAACCGGTGGGCAATGTGGACATGGATCGCCTGAATGCCCGGGGCGGATCGGTGTCGCTGGGGCATCCCTTTGGCGCCACCGGCGCGCGCCTCGTCACCACGGCGGCCAACCGCCTGCACGAAGAAGACGGCCGGTTTGCCCTTGTGGCGGCCTGTGCGGCGGGCGGGCAGGGCCATGCGCTGTTGCTGGAACGCCTGGAGGGATGA
- the phoU gene encoding phosphate signaling complex protein PhoU, translating into MSSHNLLKEIATLRSLLLDMSAKVDEQLADALNALLGGDEQLADEVVTRDQSIDALELEVDKQCERILALYQPVAVDLRMLLVAEKVNTDLERMGDHCRNVARHVRSIQDASGALAVMNLETMGDNARTMLHRAQDALRQRDRLVARQVLSLDNQVDRLHDQNFEALVTYLKSHPEHAEAVAHLIGVNKAVERFSDHANNIAKAVVFLAEGTDIRHRSVQAQD; encoded by the coding sequence ATGTCCAGTCACAATTTACTGAAAGAAATTGCAACGCTGCGCTCGCTCCTGCTCGACATGTCGGCCAAGGTCGACGAGCAGCTGGCCGATGCGCTCAACGCGCTACTTGGGGGCGACGAGCAGTTGGCCGATGAAGTGGTGACGCGAGACCAGTCGATTGATGCCTTGGAGCTGGAAGTGGATAAGCAGTGCGAGCGCATTCTGGCGCTCTATCAGCCTGTTGCGGTTGACTTGCGGATGCTGCTGGTGGCCGAGAAGGTAAACACCGATCTGGAGCGTATGGGCGACCACTGCCGGAATGTGGCGCGCCACGTGCGGTCCATTCAAGATGCCAGCGGTGCCTTAGCGGTGATGAATCTGGAAACGATGGGCGACAATGCCCGCACCATGCTCCACCGCGCGCAAGATGCCCTGCGGCAGCGCGACCGGCTCGTGGCGCGCCAGGTGCTGTCGCTGGATAATCAGGTGGACCGCCTGCACGATCAAAATTTTGAGGCGCTGGTGACCTACCTGAAGTCCCACCCGGAGCATGCCGAGGCGGTCGCGCACCTGATTGGCGTGAATAAAGCGGTGGAGCGGTTCTCCGACCACGCCAACAACATCGCGAAGGCGGTCGTCTTCCTGGCCGAAGGCACCGACATTCGTCACCGGAGCGTGCAAGCGCAGGATTAG
- a CDS encoding PstS family phosphate ABC transporter substrate-binding protein, translating to MHLSVFTRWAFVAAALLLLVGCGSDSSQRTVRVDGSSTVYPLSEAVAESYMTDNPKARVLVGVSGTGGGFSKFVRGSTDINNASRPITQVEDSLAQQNNISYIELPVAYDGLSLVVHPKNDWVECLTVAELRKIWKPNSTVEQWSDIRPSFPDRPINLYGAGTDSGTYDYFTAAIVGEEGASRTDFTASEDDNVLVQGVNGDPNALGFMGLAYYEENKDKLKLLGVDDNNPNNGQGCIKPSFQTVNNGTYQPLARPEFIYVRGEAAQSEAVQNFVNYYLTHADTLAKQVGYVPLSRDAYQMAQQRFKQRVTGTMFADGSAVGVQMEALLRQATQPTATDTTATQPDTTATQPDTTAAQ from the coding sequence ATGCATCTTTCGGTCTTTACGCGCTGGGCATTTGTTGCGGCGGCTCTTTTGCTTCTGGTGGGCTGCGGTAGCGATTCATCGCAGCGCACCGTTCGTGTCGATGGATCGAGCACGGTCTACCCGCTATCTGAGGCTGTTGCGGAGTCGTACATGACTGACAACCCGAAGGCCCGCGTGCTTGTGGGCGTGAGCGGCACAGGCGGCGGCTTCTCGAAGTTTGTGCGCGGCAGTACCGACATCAACAACGCCTCGCGGCCCATCACGCAGGTGGAAGATTCGCTCGCGCAGCAGAACAACATCTCGTACATCGAGCTGCCGGTGGCGTACGATGGATTGTCGCTCGTGGTGCATCCGAAGAACGATTGGGTGGAGTGCCTAACCGTTGCGGAGCTCCGCAAGATCTGGAAGCCGAACAGCACGGTGGAGCAGTGGAGCGACATCCGGCCAAGCTTTCCGGATCGCCCCATCAACCTGTACGGCGCAGGCACCGACTCGGGCACTTACGACTACTTCACGGCGGCCATTGTGGGCGAGGAAGGCGCAAGCCGCACCGACTTCACCGCTAGCGAAGACGACAACGTGCTTGTGCAAGGCGTAAACGGCGATCCGAACGCGCTAGGCTTTATGGGGCTGGCGTACTACGAGGAGAACAAGGACAAGCTGAAGCTGCTGGGCGTTGACGACAACAACCCCAACAACGGCCAGGGCTGCATCAAGCCGTCGTTCCAAACGGTGAACAACGGAACCTATCAGCCGCTGGCGCGCCCCGAGTTCATTTACGTGCGCGGGGAGGCCGCGCAAAGCGAGGCGGTGCAGAACTTCGTGAACTACTACCTGACGCATGCCGACACGCTCGCGAAACAAGTGGGCTACGTGCCGCTGAGCAGGGACGCGTACCAGATGGCGCAGCAGCGCTTCAAGCAGCGCGTAACAGGCACTATGTTCGCTGATGGCTCGGCCGTTGGCGTGCAGATGGAAGCATTGCTCCGTCAGGCCACGCAGCCGACGGCCACGGATACGACCGCTACCCAACCGGATACGACCGCTACCCAACCGGATACGACCGCTGCGCAGTAG
- a CDS encoding 3-hydroxyacyl-CoA dehydrogenase NAD-binding domain-containing protein, whose amino-acid sequence MPASASTASLLRFDTTDDGIATVWLDDPDASVNKISEAVLDALTEAIARIEDTPEIRAAVFISGKDDSFVAGADLDMLKRLDTPADVRAISETAHQLLHRVRTLGKPTVAAINGAAMGGGLELTLGCTYRIATTHDKTKLALPEVQLGLLPGGGGTQYLPRLVGLQQALGMMLTGKNIYPKKAKRIGLVDALTHPPGLHHAALMAARELADGTRSADRSDHGSLTDTLLESNTLSRRFVYQQAGKRTAKQTRGNYPAPPKILDAVKTGLEKGLDAGLQREAQHFGDLVFTPESRALVSLFFAKQTGDKHPNPEAARPVRTVGIIGAGLMGAGIANASAKHGTEVRLKDQSLELAAKGKKHIWQTARKQARKGIISTFERDQIVERVVPTGDYAPFASADVVIEAVPEDLELKQQVLSDLEAVVRPDCVLASNTSSIPIADIAAAAQHPERVLGMHYFSPVEQMPLLEIIATEDTSDEAIATARTAGRQQGKTVIVVQDGPGFYTTRILAIYMNEALLLLEEGADAEAIDRAMKDWGFPMGPYELFDLVGIDVAAKITKVMEAHLDTEQYTISHSAEDLVDVNLLGEKTKRGFYNHETQDDGDLKRTDFNPGVYQFFGGSSRADIDAAAVQERLGLMMVNEAIRCLDEGILRSPTDGDLGAVFGLGFPPFRGGPFRYIDQEGPNAIRARLRRLAQQHGPRFAPPAGLEERAAEGRRFHDDAR is encoded by the coding sequence ATGCCTGCTTCTGCATCCACTGCTTCGCTCCTTCGCTTCGATACGACCGACGACGGCATTGCGACGGTCTGGCTGGACGACCCCGACGCCTCGGTCAACAAAATCTCGGAGGCGGTCCTCGACGCCCTCACCGAGGCCATTGCGCGCATTGAAGACACGCCCGAGATTCGGGCGGCGGTGTTCATCAGCGGCAAAGACGACTCGTTTGTTGCGGGCGCCGATTTGGACATGCTCAAGCGCCTCGACACCCCCGCCGACGTCCGCGCCATCAGCGAGACGGCTCACCAGCTCCTGCACCGGGTGCGCACGCTCGGCAAGCCCACGGTGGCCGCGATCAACGGGGCGGCCATGGGCGGCGGCCTGGAGCTTACGCTGGGCTGCACCTACCGCATCGCCACCACGCACGACAAGACCAAGCTGGCGCTTCCGGAGGTGCAGCTGGGCCTGCTGCCCGGCGGCGGGGGCACGCAGTACTTGCCGCGCCTCGTGGGCCTGCAGCAAGCCCTGGGCATGATGCTCACCGGCAAAAACATCTACCCCAAGAAGGCCAAACGCATCGGCCTCGTCGACGCCCTCACCCACCCGCCGGGGCTGCACCACGCCGCGCTGATGGCCGCCCGCGAGCTGGCCGACGGCACGCGCAGCGCCGACCGCTCCGACCACGGCTCCCTCACCGATACGCTGCTCGAAAGCAACACGCTCAGCCGTCGCTTCGTCTACCAGCAAGCGGGCAAGCGCACCGCCAAGCAAACGCGCGGCAACTATCCGGCCCCGCCGAAGATCCTGGATGCCGTAAAAACCGGGCTCGAAAAGGGGCTGGACGCCGGCCTACAGCGCGAGGCGCAGCACTTTGGCGACTTAGTGTTTACGCCGGAGTCGCGCGCGCTCGTCAGCCTCTTCTTTGCCAAGCAAACCGGCGACAAGCATCCCAACCCCGAGGCCGCCCGGCCGGTGCGCACCGTGGGCATCATTGGCGCCGGTCTCATGGGCGCGGGCATCGCCAACGCCAGCGCCAAGCACGGCACCGAGGTGCGCCTGAAGGATCAATCGCTCGAACTAGCCGCCAAGGGCAAGAAGCACATCTGGCAGACCGCGCGCAAACAGGCCCGTAAGGGCATCATCAGCACGTTTGAGCGCGACCAAATCGTGGAGCGCGTGGTGCCTACCGGCGACTACGCCCCGTTTGCCTCGGCCGACGTGGTGATTGAGGCGGTGCCCGAGGATCTTGAGCTGAAGCAGCAGGTGCTCAGCGACCTGGAGGCTGTGGTACGCCCCGACTGCGTGCTGGCCTCCAACACGTCCTCGATTCCCATCGCCGACATCGCGGCGGCCGCGCAGCATCCGGAGCGCGTGCTGGGGATGCACTACTTCTCGCCGGTCGAGCAAATGCCGCTCCTGGAGATCATTGCCACCGAGGATACGTCCGACGAAGCCATTGCCACCGCGCGCACCGCGGGCCGCCAGCAGGGCAAAACAGTGATTGTGGTGCAGGATGGCCCCGGCTTTTACACCACCCGCATCCTGGCCATCTACATGAACGAAGCGCTCCTTCTGCTGGAAGAGGGGGCCGACGCGGAAGCCATCGACCGGGCCATGAAAGACTGGGGCTTCCCGATGGGGCCCTACGAGCTGTTCGACCTGGTGGGCATCGACGTCGCAGCCAAAATTACGAAGGTGATGGAGGCGCACCTCGACACCGAGCAGTACACCATCAGCCATAGCGCCGAAGACCTGGTTGACGTCAACCTGCTGGGCGAGAAGACCAAACGCGGCTTCTACAATCACGAGACGCAAGACGACGGCGACCTGAAGCGCACCGACTTCAATCCCGGCGTGTACCAGTTCTTTGGCGGATCAAGCCGCGCGGACATCGACGCGGCCGCCGTGCAAGAGCGCCTGGGGCTTATGATGGTCAACGAGGCCATCCGATGCCTTGACGAGGGCATCTTGCGCAGCCCCACCGACGGCGATCTGGGGGCCGTCTTTGGCTTGGGCTTTCCGCCGTTTCGGGGCGGACCGTTCCGCTACATTGATCAGGAGGGCCCCAACGCCATCCGCGCACGGCTGCGACGCCTGGCGCAGCAGCACGGCCCCCGGTTTGCGCCGCCCGCCGGACTGGAAGAGCGCGCCGCTGAGGGCCGCCGCTTCCACGACGACGCCCGTTGA
- a CDS encoding SulP family inorganic anion transporter: MNWLRMVPAARWATSYSSETLRADAVAGVTVGVMLIPQAMAYAVIAGLPPIYGLYAALAPPLIYAVLGSSRHLAIGPVALDMLIVAAGLSGLAATGSAEYVALTIALTALAGVFQVGMGLAQFGFAANLLSRPVITGLTTAAAIIIAGSQLGTLMGISLPQSQYVHVLVTAAIQNVESTHLLSLAIGGGCVAVLVLLRRLAPWVPGALVVVVGATLVSWLGNVQAAGVDIVGSIPTGLPEPRLPDLSLANIELLWPAALTLALVQFMKNASLGRVFATRHNYTINANQELVGIGAANAIGSLFQGIPASGSFSRSAVNDQAGARTPMANVMASVVIILTLLFLTPLFRPLPAPALAAIIMVAGFGLIDLEEIQELFETRRRDGTIALLTAGSVLFIGIQAGIIIGIVASVLLVLHRISRPNVAELGHVPGTRLFRDLERFEQAEPIDDILVLRVDAAFSFANAEYFKDFILDKSEREGRSIKVVVIDGTSINDLDTTAIEALESMLKTLRERGIDLHFTSLIGPVREVVRRSDLYQDLGEDHFHLDPHDAVTHVLQKWDRDDDITSTSRESRYMGQTEPEKKESTPAAS; encoded by the coding sequence ATGAACTGGTTGCGCATGGTACCGGCCGCTCGTTGGGCGACGTCGTATTCGAGCGAGACGCTGCGGGCCGATGCCGTGGCCGGCGTTACGGTGGGCGTGATGCTCATTCCGCAGGCGATGGCGTACGCTGTCATTGCCGGACTCCCGCCCATCTACGGATTGTATGCAGCGCTTGCACCGCCGCTCATCTACGCCGTGCTGGGCTCGTCGCGCCACTTGGCCATCGGACCTGTGGCGCTCGATATGCTCATTGTGGCGGCGGGCTTGAGCGGGCTGGCGGCGACGGGTTCAGCTGAGTATGTTGCGCTTACCATTGCCCTGACGGCGCTCGCCGGGGTGTTTCAGGTGGGGATGGGGCTGGCGCAGTTTGGCTTTGCGGCCAACCTCCTCTCGCGGCCCGTCATCACAGGACTCACCACGGCGGCGGCCATCATCATCGCCGGCAGCCAGCTGGGCACGCTCATGGGCATCTCGTTGCCCCAGTCGCAATACGTGCATGTGCTGGTGACGGCCGCCATCCAGAACGTTGAAAGTACCCACCTGCTGTCGCTAGCCATTGGCGGCGGGTGCGTGGCTGTGCTTGTGCTGCTGCGGCGATTGGCGCCGTGGGTCCCCGGCGCGCTGGTTGTGGTAGTGGGGGCCACGCTGGTGAGCTGGCTCGGCAATGTGCAGGCGGCGGGGGTCGACATTGTGGGATCGATCCCCACCGGGCTGCCGGAGCCGCGGCTGCCGGATCTTTCCCTTGCCAACATCGAGCTGCTGTGGCCAGCTGCGCTCACGCTTGCCCTGGTGCAGTTTATGAAGAACGCATCGCTGGGGCGCGTCTTTGCTACGCGCCACAACTACACCATCAATGCCAATCAGGAGCTGGTGGGCATCGGGGCGGCCAATGCGATTGGCAGCTTGTTTCAGGGGATTCCGGCGTCGGGCAGCTTCTCGCGCTCGGCGGTTAACGATCAGGCCGGTGCGCGCACGCCCATGGCCAACGTGATGGCGTCGGTCGTTATCATCCTCACGCTGCTGTTCCTCACGCCCCTCTTCCGCCCGCTGCCCGCGCCCGCCCTGGCGGCCATTATTATGGTCGCGGGGTTTGGACTGATCGACCTGGAAGAGATTCAGGAGCTCTTTGAGACGCGTCGCCGCGACGGCACCATCGCGTTGCTCACCGCCGGCTCGGTGCTGTTTATCGGCATTCAGGCGGGTATCATCATCGGCATTGTGGCGTCGGTGCTGCTGGTGCTGCATCGCATCAGTCGCCCCAATGTGGCGGAGCTCGGCCACGTGCCCGGCACGCGGCTCTTCCGAGATTTAGAGCGCTTCGAGCAGGCCGAGCCCATCGACGATATCTTGGTGCTGCGCGTTGACGCTGCGTTTTCGTTTGCCAACGCGGAGTACTTTAAAGACTTTATTCTGGATAAGAGCGAGCGCGAGGGCCGCTCCATCAAGGTGGTGGTCATCGATGGTACCAGCATTAACGACCTCGACACCACGGCCATCGAGGCGCTTGAATCGATGCTCAAGACACTGCGCGAGCGTGGCATCGACCTGCACTTTACCAGCCTCATCGGACCGGTCCGCGAGGTGGTGCGGCGCTCCGACCTCTACCAAGACCTGGGCGAGGACCACTTCCACCTGGACCCCCACGACGCGGTGACGCACGTGCTGCAGAAGTGGGACCGCGACGATGATATCACAAGCACCTCCCGCGAATCGCGCTACATGGGCCAAACAGAGCCCGAGAAAAAAGAGTCCACGCCGGCGGCCTCGTAG
- a CDS encoding RNA polymerase sigma factor, whose translation MSDLPANARELFTDDEASFRERVGALLPVLRSAAAYDIDYYVARDIMHPDNLHPDDVVAETLIYAWSHRAQCPADMSARGWLLGVQVRVIRDMVDRIVSYRQSKALSLDEPLPATTGARDGQAQQDLVQPDEAPTWAEVTPAAAPEDIEAPLFANEDTFTLEADTRHVAMLHDEFDVPLAEVATIMERAAKDTAALLQEARTHLRAHDDASPTSSVSEPPSA comes from the coding sequence ATGTCCGATCTGCCAGCCAACGCTCGCGAGCTATTCACCGACGACGAGGCCTCGTTTCGGGAGCGCGTGGGGGCGCTTCTCCCCGTCTTGCGCTCAGCCGCTGCCTACGACATTGACTACTACGTGGCCCGCGACATCATGCACCCGGATAACCTCCATCCCGACGACGTGGTGGCCGAGACGCTCATCTATGCGTGGTCGCACCGCGCGCAGTGCCCGGCCGACATGAGCGCCCGCGGCTGGCTCCTGGGCGTGCAGGTGCGCGTCATCCGCGACATGGTCGACCGGATCGTCTCCTACCGCCAATCGAAAGCCCTTTCGCTCGACGAGCCGCTGCCGGCAACAACCGGCGCCCGCGACGGACAGGCGCAGCAAGACCTCGTACAGCCCGACGAAGCGCCCACCTGGGCCGAGGTTACCCCGGCTGCCGCTCCCGAAGACATCGAGGCGCCGCTGTTTGCGAACGAAGACACGTTTACGCTGGAGGCCGACACGCGCCACGTGGCCATGCTCCACGACGAGTTTGATGTGCCGCTCGCCGAAGTGGCCACGATCATGGAGCGCGCCGCGAAAGACACCGCCGCGCTGCTTCAGGAAGCCCGCACCCACCTGCGCGCGCATGACGACGCCTCGCCTACGTCGTCGGTGAGCGAACCACCAAGCGCGTAG
- the pstC gene encoding phosphate ABC transporter permease subunit PstC: MSDSPPSEDRLSIDFSENVYDAPRERLIERVLALSALLTIATTLAIAGVLIWQSIGFFQDVSLIRFFTETQWTPQFAEKHYGIWPLLSGTFLITAIAAIVALPIGLASAIFIADYAPPRLRTWLKPGLELLAGVPTVVYGYFALTFVTPLLQTFIPGLQVYNALSAGLVVGIMIIPMVASLSEDALQAVPKALGAGGYALGATKFEVITRIRVPGALSGIIASFILAISRAIGETMIVTLAAGARPVLTLDPTGSVQTMTAFIVQVSLGDTPQGTTEYKSLFAVGLMLFIITLGMNLFANAIIRKFQERY; encoded by the coding sequence ATGTCCGATTCTCCCCCGTCGGAAGATCGCCTGTCGATCGACTTTTCAGAGAACGTGTACGATGCGCCGCGTGAGCGGCTCATTGAGCGTGTGCTCGCCCTTAGCGCGTTGCTTACCATTGCAACGACGCTGGCCATTGCCGGCGTGCTCATCTGGCAGTCGATTGGGTTCTTTCAAGACGTTTCGCTGATTCGTTTCTTTACCGAAACGCAGTGGACGCCGCAGTTTGCGGAAAAGCATTACGGCATCTGGCCGCTCCTCTCGGGCACCTTTCTCATTACGGCCATTGCGGCCATTGTGGCGCTCCCGATTGGTCTGGCCAGTGCCATCTTCATCGCCGATTATGCGCCGCCGCGGCTGCGCACATGGCTCAAGCCCGGATTGGAGCTGCTAGCGGGCGTTCCTACGGTGGTGTATGGGTATTTTGCCCTCACCTTTGTGACGCCGCTGCTGCAAACGTTCATTCCGGGCCTGCAGGTGTATAACGCGCTCAGCGCGGGGCTGGTGGTTGGCATCATGATTATCCCCATGGTGGCTTCCCTTAGCGAAGACGCCTTGCAGGCGGTGCCCAAGGCGCTCGGTGCGGGTGGCTATGCCCTGGGAGCCACCAAGTTTGAGGTGATCACGCGGATCCGGGTGCCCGGGGCCCTAAGTGGGATCATAGCGAGCTTTATTTTGGCCATTAGCCGCGCGATTGGCGAGACGATGATTGTGACGCTCGCGGCCGGCGCGCGCCCGGTCCTGACGCTGGACCCCACCGGATCGGTGCAAACCATGACGGCCTTCATTGTGCAGGTCAGCCTCGGCGATACGCCCCAGGGCACCACCGAGTACAAGAGTCTCTTTGCAGTGGGGCTCATGCTGTTCATCATTACGCTCGGCATGAACCTGTTTGCCAACGCCATCATTCGCAAATTTCAGGAACGCTACTAA